A portion of the Chondrinema litorale genome contains these proteins:
- a CDS encoding SixA phosphatase family protein, with product MTKRLLIVRHSEAEYNASCRKDFDRALTEQGMVYANKQGRKLYETEFKPDFFASSNAVRAESTAKILADQMRFDQREINFMEELYNMPMGLMLDWIGKQNEDFNSIMIVGHNPLLSYLVEYITGDTGFHMQPCDLVMLEMNIESWMLIGRDCGKLLWRL from the coding sequence ATGACAAAAAGACTTTTAATCGTCAGACACTCTGAAGCAGAATATAATGCCAGCTGCAGAAAAGACTTTGACAGAGCACTCACCGAGCAGGGAATGGTATATGCGAACAAGCAAGGGAGAAAGCTCTACGAAACAGAATTTAAACCCGATTTCTTTGCCTCAAGCAATGCAGTAAGAGCAGAGTCTACAGCCAAAATTCTTGCAGATCAAATGCGTTTCGACCAGCGTGAGATTAATTTTATGGAAGAGTTATATAATATGCCCATGGGATTAATGCTCGATTGGATTGGGAAACAAAATGAAGATTTTAATTCCATAATGATTGTTGGGCATAATCCATTACTCAGTTACTTAGTAGAATACATCACTGGAGATACAGGTTTTCATATGCAACCTTGCGATTTAGTAATGTTAGAAATGAATATAGAAAGTTGGATGTTAATTGGTCGTGATTGTGGCAAATTACTCTGGCGTTTATAA
- a CDS encoding ATP-binding response regulator, whose amino-acid sequence MPYTILLADDDQTSLQTNLKFLKELGKDYVIVGAPDGVIAYELILRKRPDLIIIDWMMPRMTGLQVLEKVKNNPEVKDIPIIMVTAMVDSYDLAKAFKTGVTDYVKKPVDKIELLSRARAALKSYSYFQTVVKQKKELAQINDELKVAHQKLSSLNDIKNIFFAVLSNDINEPLNSLKAFVRLLFKNINNFSKEEMKYVADNIKASLNDVSSLLKSLVKWSERDISNNEKELNIKPLKIKKVLSKQISLIEEDLTRKQILTENNLSDDFVIHSDKALMCDFFSLFIECCARFIIKKGTITFSQSTENNLEINIEGFRIMPKLLESLFSLDFYLTNQINPYERGSGLGFVLCQNMLQELNFYIRTQKNGEENITFIVETERKLSLEEH is encoded by the coding sequence ATGCCTTATACTATTCTTTTAGCCGATGATGATCAAACATCATTGCAAACCAATCTAAAATTCTTAAAAGAACTAGGAAAAGATTATGTAATTGTGGGGGCACCAGATGGTGTAATTGCTTATGAACTAATCTTACGTAAAAGACCAGATCTTATAATAATCGACTGGATGATGCCACGTATGACTGGCCTTCAAGTGCTTGAAAAAGTAAAAAATAATCCTGAAGTTAAAGACATTCCTATTATAATGGTTACTGCAATGGTAGACTCATACGATCTTGCCAAAGCATTTAAAACTGGTGTTACTGATTACGTAAAAAAACCTGTTGATAAAATTGAATTACTTTCCAGAGCAAGAGCTGCATTAAAATCATATTCCTACTTTCAAACTGTTGTAAAACAAAAAAAAGAACTAGCTCAAATAAATGACGAGTTAAAAGTGGCTCATCAGAAATTATCGAGCTTAAACGATATTAAAAACATCTTTTTCGCTGTACTTTCTAATGACATTAACGAGCCTCTAAATTCGCTAAAAGCATTTGTAAGACTACTCTTTAAAAACATCAATAACTTCTCTAAAGAAGAAATGAAGTATGTTGCTGATAACATAAAAGCTTCATTAAACGATGTGAGTAGCCTATTAAAAAGTTTAGTGAAATGGTCTGAAAGAGATATTTCTAATAATGAAAAAGAGCTTAACATTAAGCCTTTAAAAATTAAAAAGGTTTTAAGTAAGCAAATTAGTTTAATTGAAGAAGATCTCACTAGAAAGCAAATTCTTACCGAAAATAACTTATCTGATGATTTTGTAATCCATTCTGACAAAGCGTTGATGTGTGATTTTTTCAGTCTGTTTATAGAATGCTGCGCACGCTTTATCATTAAAAAAGGCACAATCACATTTAGCCAAAGTACAGAAAACAATCTGGAAATTAATATTGAAGGCTTTAGAATAATGCCTAAATTATTAGAGTCTTTGTTCTCTTTAGATTTTTATCTCACAAACCAGATAAACCCTTATGAAAGAGGCTCAGGACTTGGTTTTGTCTTATGCCAAAATATGTTGCAAGAGTTAAACTTTTACATAAGAACCCAAAAAAACGGTGAAGAGAACATAACCTTTATAGTAGAAACTGAGCGTAAATTAAGTTTGGAAGAACATTAA
- a CDS encoding amidohydrolase family protein, which produces MTKLLTVFCLLLVSAGWLKAQDEIYPANDVRDNRPGIYLFQNATIIVDPTTKLENASLLIEDGKVKATGQNITAPKGAIKVDLKGMFIYPSLIDLYSSYGLPEIKRGGRMSWGSAEQIYTDRKGAFYVNEAIKADYAAAEEFTAKEKDAEKLREAGFGVVLTTKKDGLSRGTSALVTLGKGFDNELVLNTAAANQLSFDRGTSGQNYPMSLMGYVATIRQTYLDAKWYQTAANDNFNDNTLDAWISNQSLPQFFDVSGWKNILRADKIGDEFGVKYVIKGSGDEYQRINEIKAADISLIVPVNFPEPYDVDDPFNALNTSLEDLKHWELAPTNPSKIAAAGIPFAFTAAGLKDAGDLLKNVRTAIKYGLSEEDALKALTTAPASLVKMEGTVGSLKNGSLANFLITSGNLFEEDVVIYENWVQGKPYIIKDKAATDLAGKYTLTIDSDTYPLEVSGKAGSNKYKLVINDSTTIDVDGGLSGELLSLKFKPSKESEEIIRLSGWLKGEDLEGKAQKADGSWTSWTASYQGALEEEEKEEEEESEETSELISSLTYPFLPFGNTEKPKQETYLIKNATVWTNEAEGILENADVLVKAGKIAKVGKDLSEKEAIEIDGTGKYLTSGIIDEHTHIALDAVNDRATISAMVRMEDVIDSEDINIYRQLSGGVTAAQLLHGSANPVGGQSALVKFRWGSSPQEMLINGADGYIKFALGENVKRSSNDNSVRFPQTRMGVEQVYMDGFSRALNYDKEWKAYDALSSKEKATTVAPRRDLMLETMAEIINRERFITCHSYVQSEINMMMKVAEKFNFNINTFTHILEGYKVADKMAEHGVGGGTFADWWNYKFEVRYAIPYNASLMTMAGVTTAINSDDAEMARRLNQEAAKSVKYGGMSEEEAWKMVTLNPAKLLHLDDRMGSIKVGKDADLVLWTENPLSIYAKAEKTIVDGIIYFDRTKESEKRAVVAKERAALVQKMQDAKKSGSSTRMPSRKMETNWHCEDLYFGHIAGEE; this is translated from the coding sequence ATGACTAAACTTTTAACTGTTTTTTGCCTGTTGCTGGTTTCGGCGGGATGGCTAAAGGCGCAGGATGAAATTTATCCGGCCAACGATGTGCGAGATAACCGACCAGGTATATACTTGTTTCAAAATGCTACGATAATTGTTGATCCAACAACCAAACTTGAAAACGCTTCGCTATTAATAGAAGATGGTAAAGTTAAGGCGACGGGTCAGAACATTACTGCACCTAAAGGAGCTATAAAAGTAGATTTAAAAGGAATGTTTATTTATCCTTCGTTAATCGATCTATATAGTAGCTATGGCTTACCAGAAATAAAACGTGGAGGAAGAATGTCTTGGGGTTCTGCTGAGCAAATTTATACAGACAGAAAAGGAGCTTTCTATGTAAATGAAGCAATTAAAGCAGATTATGCTGCTGCTGAAGAATTTACAGCTAAAGAAAAAGATGCTGAAAAATTAAGAGAAGCGGGTTTTGGAGTTGTGTTAACCACTAAAAAAGATGGTTTATCAAGAGGAACATCAGCATTGGTTACTTTAGGCAAAGGTTTCGATAACGAATTAGTATTAAATACAGCTGCTGCTAATCAATTATCATTCGATAGAGGTACTTCTGGTCAAAACTATCCAATGTCTTTAATGGGTTATGTGGCTACCATTCGTCAGACTTATCTGGATGCAAAGTGGTACCAAACTGCGGCAAACGATAATTTTAATGATAATACTTTAGATGCTTGGATTAGCAACCAATCTTTACCTCAGTTTTTTGATGTTTCAGGTTGGAAAAACATTTTAAGAGCAGATAAAATCGGTGATGAGTTTGGTGTTAAGTATGTTATTAAAGGATCTGGTGATGAGTACCAAAGAATTAATGAGATTAAAGCAGCAGATATTTCTTTAATCGTTCCTGTTAACTTTCCAGAACCATATGATGTAGACGATCCTTTTAATGCATTAAATACATCATTAGAAGATTTAAAACACTGGGAGTTAGCTCCAACCAACCCTTCTAAAATTGCAGCAGCAGGTATTCCTTTTGCCTTTACCGCTGCCGGTTTAAAAGATGCAGGTGATCTACTTAAAAATGTAAGAACTGCAATTAAATATGGTTTGTCTGAAGAAGACGCACTTAAAGCTTTAACTACTGCACCTGCTTCATTAGTAAAAATGGAAGGAACTGTAGGTTCTTTAAAGAATGGTTCACTTGCCAACTTCCTTATAACATCAGGTAATCTTTTTGAAGAAGATGTAGTAATCTACGAAAACTGGGTTCAAGGTAAGCCTTACATTATTAAAGATAAAGCTGCCACAGACCTTGCTGGAAAATATACTTTAACCATCGACTCAGATACTTACCCGCTAGAAGTAAGTGGAAAAGCTGGTTCAAATAAATACAAATTGGTAATTAACGATTCTACTACTATTGATGTAGATGGTGGATTGAGTGGTGAATTACTTAGCTTGAAATTTAAGCCATCTAAAGAATCTGAAGAAATTATAAGATTAAGCGGATGGTTAAAAGGTGAAGATTTAGAAGGTAAAGCACAAAAAGCAGATGGTAGCTGGACAAGCTGGACAGCATCTTACCAAGGTGCTTTAGAAGAAGAAGAAAAAGAAGAGGAAGAAGAGAGCGAAGAAACTTCTGAATTGATTAGTTCATTAACTTATCCATTCCTTCCTTTTGGAAATACTGAAAAGCCAAAACAAGAAACTTACCTTATAAAAAATGCGACTGTTTGGACAAACGAAGCAGAAGGTATTTTAGAAAATGCAGATGTATTAGTAAAAGCTGGCAAGATTGCTAAAGTTGGGAAAGACTTAAGTGAAAAAGAAGCAATCGAGATTGATGGGACAGGTAAATACTTAACATCAGGAATAATTGACGAACATACACACATTGCTTTAGATGCAGTAAATGACAGAGCTACTATTTCTGCCATGGTTCGCATGGAAGATGTAATTGATTCTGAAGATATAAATATCTATCGCCAGCTATCGGGTGGAGTAACAGCCGCTCAATTGCTTCATGGTTCAGCTAATCCTGTTGGAGGGCAGTCTGCTCTAGTTAAGTTTAGATGGGGAAGTTCTCCTCAGGAGATGCTGATAAATGGTGCTGATGGCTATATTAAATTTGCTTTGGGTGAAAACGTAAAGCGTTCATCAAACGACAATTCTGTTCGTTTTCCACAAACAAGAATGGGTGTGGAACAAGTTTACATGGATGGCTTTAGCAGAGCTTTAAACTACGACAAAGAGTGGAAAGCTTACGATGCATTATCTTCTAAAGAAAAAGCTACTACAGTTGCTCCAAGAAGAGATTTAATGCTCGAAACCATGGCAGAAATCATCAACAGAGAAAGATTTATTACTTGTCACTCTTATGTGCAGTCTGAGATTAATATGATGATGAAAGTTGCTGAGAAATTCAACTTCAACATAAACACCTTCACACACATTCTAGAAGGTTACAAAGTAGCCGATAAAATGGCAGAACATGGTGTAGGTGGTGGAACATTCGCTGACTGGTGGAACTACAAATTCGAAGTTCGCTATGCAATTCCATACAATGCGAGTTTAATGACAATGGCAGGTGTTACAACTGCAATTAATTCAGATGATGCTGAGATGGCTCGTAGATTAAATCAAGAAGCGGCAAAATCTGTAAAATATGGCGGTATGTCTGAAGAAGAAGCATGGAAAATGGTAACATTAAATCCAGCAAAATTGCTTCATTTAGACGATAGAATGGGTAGCATTAAAGTAGGTAAAGATGCAGACTTAGTACTTTGGACAGAAAATCCACTTTCGATTTATGCAAAAGCTGAAAAAACGATTGTTGATGGAATTATCTACTTCGATAGAACTAAGGAAAGCGAAAAGAGAGCTGTAGTTGCTAAAGAAAGAGCTGCACTTGTACAAAAAATGCAAGATGCTAAGAAAAGTGGTAGCTCTACCAGAATGCCAAGCCGCAAAATGGAAACAAACTGGCATTGCGAAGATCTTTATTTCGGTCATATAGCAGGAGAAGAATGA
- a CDS encoding PKD domain-containing protein, which yields MYHQFLLFYIFLLVVFCKTDRGGEQTIEGEEVCKASEVFRSTALNCDLANDRLYCVELQANDREDATGNLVSHLWLLGDGNMKPGNKVEHCYNVYGTYDVQLISTKKVEGIEFKDTTTYVLDVGEIALIQEIKEDRFVYFFDGSSSYIGEEFKVANYYWSFGDGNYACDMLVTNRYTKPGEYEVKLIVEGISGNGEIRQICGIKRITIR from the coding sequence ATGTATCACCAATTTTTACTTTTTTACATATTTCTTTTAGTTGTTTTTTGCAAAACAGATAGAGGAGGAGAACAAACTATTGAAGGCGAAGAGGTATGTAAAGCCAGTGAGGTTTTTAGAAGTACTGCTTTAAATTGTGATTTAGCTAACGATCGTCTGTATTGTGTTGAACTTCAGGCAAATGACAGAGAAGATGCAACTGGTAACCTTGTGTCGCATTTGTGGTTGTTAGGAGATGGAAATATGAAACCTGGCAATAAAGTCGAACATTGCTATAATGTTTATGGGACGTATGATGTTCAGTTGATTTCAACAAAAAAAGTGGAGGGAATAGAGTTTAAAGACACCACTACTTATGTTTTAGATGTAGGTGAAATTGCATTAATACAGGAGATTAAAGAAGATCGGTTTGTTTATTTTTTTGATGGTTCAAGTAGCTATATTGGAGAAGAATTTAAAGTTGCTAATTATTATTGGAGTTTTGGCGATGGTAATTATGCTTGCGATATGCTAGTGACCAATAGATACACAAAACCAGGAGAATACGAAGTGAAATTAATTGTAGAAGGAATATCTGGAAATGGTGAAATAAGACAAATTTGTGGTATAAAAAGAATTACTATCAGATAG
- a CDS encoding MBL fold metallo-hydrolase RNA specificity domain-containing protein, with product MRITFWGAARKVTGSMFLLELESDFRILIDCGMDMDSEGEEMPVYPGSVFPFEASMINVVILTHAHLDHTGKVPNLIREGFEGPIFCTAPTTDLAEILLYDAASINKSKLNKYHKRKGQSPGYKPNFNLEEIFQEKHVKQALSQIKSLAVNKTYKLTKSINLRMISTGHLLGASNVYLEIEENNEKKSILFSGDIGRQNYPLLKDPETPPQADYVICETTYGGKYHQSLIDTEEELLSFIQKSCIENPGKLIIPAFSIGRTQAILYTINKLFREKKLPDIPVFADSPMAMKSNRVYEAFSNHFNEESTTFKKKYGELFYGNNFDYIEQLGESKKISSKPGPCIIVSSSGMLEGGRIQHHIRTNLQNPDTTILMVGFTPEGTFGHKLRNAPGVIEMGKKNVPINAKILNTDAFSGHGDHDDLLRFIHTQKKENTKGIFLVHGEETSMDNFKDALIEEGYQNVVTPSKGESFTL from the coding sequence ATGAGGATTACATTTTGGGGAGCAGCCAGAAAAGTTACTGGTAGCATGTTTTTGTTGGAACTTGAATCAGATTTTAGAATACTGATTGATTGTGGAATGGATATGGACAGTGAGGGAGAAGAAATGCCTGTATATCCGGGCTCTGTTTTTCCTTTCGAGGCAAGTATGATCAATGTAGTAATATTAACTCATGCACACTTAGATCATACAGGGAAAGTTCCAAACTTAATTAGAGAAGGCTTTGAAGGGCCTATATTTTGTACTGCACCAACTACAGACCTCGCTGAGATTTTATTATATGATGCTGCTTCAATTAATAAATCTAAGTTAAACAAATACCACAAAAGAAAAGGACAAAGTCCAGGTTATAAACCGAATTTTAACCTAGAAGAAATCTTTCAAGAAAAGCATGTAAAACAAGCTTTGAGTCAGATTAAAAGTCTTGCAGTAAATAAAACATATAAGCTTACTAAGAGCATTAACCTAAGAATGATCTCTACTGGTCATCTATTAGGTGCGTCAAATGTTTATTTAGAGATAGAAGAGAATAATGAAAAGAAATCGATCCTTTTTAGTGGTGATATAGGCAGACAAAACTATCCACTTTTAAAAGATCCAGAAACACCTCCACAAGCAGATTATGTTATTTGTGAGACTACTTATGGTGGAAAGTATCATCAATCACTTATTGACACAGAAGAAGAGCTTCTTTCTTTTATTCAAAAAAGTTGTATTGAAAATCCGGGAAAACTAATCATTCCTGCATTTAGTATTGGAAGAACTCAGGCTATTTTATATACCATAAATAAACTCTTTAGAGAAAAGAAATTACCTGATATCCCGGTATTTGCCGATAGCCCAATGGCTATGAAAAGCAATCGAGTTTACGAAGCATTTTCGAACCATTTTAATGAAGAGTCTACAACGTTTAAGAAAAAATATGGGGAGTTATTTTACGGAAATAACTTTGACTATATAGAACAATTAGGGGAGAGCAAAAAAATATCTTCAAAGCCAGGGCCTTGCATTATTGTTTCTTCATCTGGAATGCTGGAAGGAGGAAGAATACAACATCATATCCGTACAAATTTGCAAAATCCAGATACTACTATATTAATGGTTGGCTTTACACCTGAAGGTACTTTCGGGCATAAATTAAGAAACGCACCAGGTGTAATAGAAATGGGCAAAAAAAATGTACCAATTAATGCTAAAATATTAAATACAGATGCATTTAGCGGACATGGCGATCATGATGATCTGCTTAGGTTTATTCACACCCAGAAAAAAGAAAACACCAAAGGTATATTTTTGGTGCACGGAGAAGAAACGTCAATGGATAATTTTAAAGATGCATTAATTGAAGAAGGCTATCAAAATGTAGTAACGCCTTCTAAAGGAGAATCATTTACACTTTAA
- a CDS encoding SDR family oxidoreductase encodes MEGKICIVTGANTGIGKETALGLAQKGAEVIMLCRNMQKGVAAKEEIINKTGNENIHLIITDLASFKSVHQAIETIKKNYKKIDVLINNAGAYFTEFALTEDGNERQFQVNHLSGFLLTLSLLDLLKAAEAARIINVSSIGNYKGDIHFDDLNLTNSYNGLKAYRQSKLSNVLFTYELARRLSDTNITVNTLHPGVVGTQIGYANNRTFHALAWKIGSYFMINSKDGAATTLYLATSEEVEGITAKYFEKCKAKRSAEKSYDKELATKLWEVSEKICGIKKEADI; translated from the coding sequence ATGGAAGGTAAAATATGTATTGTTACAGGAGCAAATACAGGTATAGGTAAAGAGACAGCTCTCGGTTTGGCACAGAAAGGGGCTGAAGTAATTATGCTTTGCAGAAATATGCAAAAGGGAGTAGCAGCCAAAGAGGAAATTATAAATAAAACAGGTAATGAAAATATTCATTTGATAATTACTGACCTTGCTTCATTTAAAAGTGTGCATCAGGCAATTGAAACTATTAAAAAAAACTATAAAAAAATAGATGTATTGATAAACAATGCTGGTGCTTATTTTACAGAGTTTGCATTAACCGAAGATGGTAATGAGCGACAGTTTCAGGTGAATCATCTTTCTGGTTTTTTACTTACCTTGTCTTTGTTGGATTTGCTAAAAGCAGCTGAGGCTGCAAGGATTATCAATGTATCGTCAATAGGAAACTATAAAGGCGATATTCACTTCGATGATTTAAACTTAACTAATAGTTACAATGGGTTAAAAGCTTATCGCCAGTCTAAGTTGTCTAATGTTTTGTTTACCTATGAGTTAGCCAGAAGGCTTTCCGATACAAATATTACTGTAAATACATTGCATCCGGGAGTGGTAGGTACACAGATTGGGTATGCTAATAACAGAACATTTCATGCACTTGCTTGGAAAATTGGTTCTTACTTTATGATTAACAGTAAAGATGGCGCTGCCACCACTTTATACTTGGCAACCAGTGAAGAAGTAGAAGGTATTACTGCTAAATATTTTGAAAAGTGTAAGGCAAAAAGATCAGCAGAGAAATCTTATGATAAGGAGTTAGCCACAAAACTTTGGGAAGTAAGTGAGAAAATATGTGGTATAAAAAAAGAGGCTGATATTTAG
- a CDS encoding SiaB family protein kinase yields the protein MTLSANLTRCVLTFYHEMMNNGISLVYLGEFNHEITKMFTSMAEDEMERKNEERSTKKKVYHVMVETLQNMNKHSDGISDDMVGKGLFIIGQKDEAYYVLTSNKILNSKIPMLQAMIEKINDSSIAELKQMYMKQIKEGKLSDKGGAGLGLIDIARKTGEKYQYQFLPIDEKYCFFILKVEVKAGEAPQKKNAESKVKEVAKD from the coding sequence ATGACCTTAAGCGCAAACTTAACTCGTTGTGTTCTTACTTTTTATCATGAAATGATGAATAACGGAATCTCCCTAGTTTATCTAGGTGAGTTCAATCATGAGATCACAAAAATGTTCACTTCCATGGCGGAAGATGAAATGGAACGTAAAAACGAGGAAAGGTCTACCAAAAAGAAAGTCTACCATGTAATGGTAGAAACTCTCCAAAATATGAACAAACATTCAGATGGTATATCTGATGATATGGTTGGGAAAGGGTTATTTATTATAGGTCAAAAAGATGAGGCATATTATGTGCTAACCTCGAACAAAATCCTCAATTCTAAAATCCCTATGCTTCAGGCAATGATCGAGAAGATAAACGATTCTTCAATTGCCGAATTAAAGCAAATGTATATGAAGCAAATTAAAGAAGGGAAACTTTCGGATAAAGGTGGTGCTGGTTTAGGTTTGATAGATATCGCTAGAAAGACTGGAGAAAAATATCAATATCAGTTTTTACCTATCGACGAAAAGTATTGCTTCTTTATTCTTAAAGTAGAAGTTAAAGCAGGAGAAGCTCCACAAAAGAAAAACGCAGAATCTAAAGTTAAAGAAGTAGCTAAAGATTAA
- a CDS encoding amidohydrolase family protein, with amino-acid sequence MKFIKIVYTLLLACLAGSVLAQVPSPGKPQEKPIALVGVTAHIGNGSVVEDAVVGFDKGKITIVDSKSNVSDDQLSGYELVELAGKHVYPGFILPATDLGLTEIGAVRSTRDNREIGELNPNIRSIIAYNTDSENIPTFRFNGILYAQITPQGGRISGSSSVVGLDAWNWEDAVVKMDEGIHINWPGKYSREFDFATFTVNRVPNKDYDQDVQSVKTLLDDTKSYIEIGEASNLKLEAMKGLFDGSKTMYVHTGSAQEIVESVKILKGYGIKKIVLVEAEEALLVADFLKENDIPVIVSDVHRLPSRAEDPIDLPYALPSLLVEQGLTVSLMYDGVSNARNLPFYAGTAATYGMGKEEALKCITLNAAKILGIDDVAGSLETGKDASLFVSEGDALDMRTNILERAYFQGRFLDLEGIQQRLYQKYKEKYEAAGK; translated from the coding sequence ATGAAATTCATTAAAATAGTATATACTTTATTGTTAGCCTGCTTAGCAGGAAGTGTTTTGGCACAGGTTCCTTCTCCGGGAAAACCTCAAGAAAAGCCAATCGCATTAGTGGGAGTTACTGCTCATATTGGTAATGGTTCTGTTGTAGAAGATGCTGTAGTTGGTTTTGATAAAGGAAAAATCACTATTGTAGATTCAAAAAGTAATGTGAGTGATGATCAGCTTAGTGGTTACGAATTAGTAGAATTGGCAGGGAAGCATGTTTATCCTGGATTTATTTTGCCAGCAACAGATTTAGGTTTAACCGAGATTGGTGCTGTAAGATCAACAAGAGATAACAGAGAAATTGGAGAACTTAATCCAAACATCAGATCAATTATCGCTTACAATACAGATTCTGAAAACATTCCAACATTCCGATTTAATGGAATTTTATATGCACAGATAACTCCACAAGGTGGAAGAATTTCTGGTTCTTCTTCTGTAGTTGGGTTAGATGCTTGGAACTGGGAAGATGCTGTAGTTAAAATGGATGAAGGTATCCACATTAACTGGCCGGGTAAATATTCTCGTGAGTTTGATTTTGCAACTTTTACTGTAAATAGAGTTCCTAATAAAGATTACGATCAGGATGTTCAAAGTGTAAAAACTTTATTAGACGATACTAAATCGTATATCGAAATAGGAGAGGCCTCAAACCTTAAATTAGAAGCGATGAAAGGTCTTTTCGATGGTTCTAAAACCATGTATGTACATACTGGATCAGCACAAGAAATTGTTGAAAGTGTAAAAATTCTAAAAGGATACGGTATTAAGAAAATTGTATTAGTAGAAGCCGAAGAAGCACTACTAGTAGCAGATTTCTTAAAAGAAAATGATATTCCAGTAATTGTTTCTGATGTTCACAGATTGCCTTCTAGAGCAGAAGACCCAATTGATTTACCTTATGCATTGCCTTCTTTATTGGTAGAGCAAGGGCTTACAGTTTCATTAATGTACGATGGTGTTTCTAATGCTAGAAACTTGCCGTTTTACGCAGGAACAGCAGCAACTTACGGAATGGGTAAAGAAGAAGCATTAAAATGTATTACTTTAAATGCGGCAAAAATTCTTGGTATTGATGATGTTGCAGGCTCATTAGAAACTGGTAAAGATGCAAGTCTTTTTGTTTCTGAAGGTGATGCTTTGGATATGCGTACTAACATTCTTGAAAGAGCATATTTCCAAGGTAGGTTCCTCGATTTAGAAGGAATTCAGCAAAGACTTTATCAAAAATATAAAGAGAAATACGAAGCTGCTGGTAAATAA
- a CDS encoding MBL fold metallo-hydrolase has translation MHKILLLLSLFIPALVQAQTQEIETNSGTLTIEPILHASMVMDWDGLTIYVDPYGGGSKYEGMEDPDLVIITDIHGDHLNKETLNELNTTSAKIIAPKAVTDQLTDKFESEMIHSMANGDKTTWEGIGIEALPMYNLPETEDSRHPKGRGNGYVLTIGEKRIYISGDTEDIPEMRKLKNIDVAFVCMNLPYTMDVNQAADAVLDFKPKVVYPFHYRGGEGKFSDVKEFKGLVNSKNKKIEVRLLEWYPQ, from the coding sequence ATGCACAAAATTTTATTGCTACTCTCTCTGTTTATTCCAGCACTTGTTCAGGCACAAACACAAGAAATTGAAACAAACAGCGGCACACTTACAATTGAGCCAATTTTACACGCATCTATGGTGATGGATTGGGATGGTCTAACTATTTATGTTGACCCATATGGTGGTGGCTCAAAATACGAAGGTATGGAAGATCCTGATTTGGTAATTATTACAGATATACATGGAGATCACCTCAATAAAGAAACATTAAACGAATTAAATACTACCAGTGCTAAAATTATTGCCCCAAAAGCGGTTACAGATCAACTCACAGACAAGTTTGAATCTGAAATGATTCACTCTATGGCCAACGGAGATAAAACTACTTGGGAAGGTATTGGCATCGAAGCACTACCTATGTATAACTTACCTGAAACAGAAGACTCTAGACACCCTAAAGGAAGAGGAAATGGTTATGTTTTAACTATTGGAGAAAAAAGAATCTACATCTCTGGTGATACTGAAGATATACCTGAAATGCGTAAATTAAAGAATATAGATGTAGCTTTTGTTTGCATGAATTTACCATACACAATGGATGTAAACCAAGCTGCTGATGCTGTACTAGATTTTAAACCAAAAGTTGTTTATCCATTTCATTACAGAGGTGGAGAAGGTAAATTTAGTGATGTAAAGGAATTTAAAGGCCTTGTAAACAGTAAAAACAAAAAGATTGAAGTTCGCCTTTTAGAATGGTATCCTCAATAA